A single region of the Alteriqipengyuania flavescens genome encodes:
- the lepB gene encoding signal peptidase I gives MSETTAETAEKAPATDEKKARKEGPFWLFVVKLVLAVLIFRSFLFAPFTIPSESMLPTLWKGDYLFVSKWPYGYTRYSMPWNAPVIPGRILASDPERGDVAVFKHPVDKSDYIKRVIGVPGDQIQMEAGRLFINGEAVEKRRIEDFVIPLSDNTTCHPLAETVPLTGGGQGCRYKQYRETLPGGRSYNVLDLAQTPQDSTRVFVVPEGHFFAMGDNRDNSQDSRFPAVAQGGIGIVDQQYLVGRASAIAFSTDGSANWFLPWTWFSAARWGRIGDGV, from the coding sequence CACCCGCGACGGACGAGAAGAAGGCCAGGAAAGAAGGGCCGTTCTGGCTGTTCGTGGTCAAGCTGGTACTGGCGGTGCTGATCTTCCGCAGCTTCCTGTTCGCACCCTTCACCATTCCCAGCGAATCCATGCTGCCGACGCTGTGGAAGGGCGATTACCTGTTCGTGTCCAAATGGCCCTATGGCTACACGCGTTATTCGATGCCGTGGAACGCGCCCGTCATCCCCGGCCGCATCCTTGCCAGCGATCCCGAACGCGGCGACGTGGCGGTGTTCAAACACCCGGTCGACAAGTCCGATTACATCAAGCGCGTGATCGGCGTGCCGGGCGACCAGATCCAGATGGAAGCTGGGCGCCTGTTCATCAATGGCGAGGCGGTCGAGAAGCGCCGGATCGAGGATTTCGTTATTCCCCTGTCCGACAACACGACCTGCCACCCGCTCGCCGAAACGGTGCCTTTGACCGGCGGTGGGCAAGGCTGCCGCTACAAGCAGTATCGCGAGACGCTGCCGGGCGGGCGCAGCTACAACGTACTCGACCTGGCGCAGACCCCGCAGGATTCGACCCGCGTCTTCGTGGTGCCGGAAGGCCATTTCTTCGCCATGGGTGACAATCGCGACAATTCGCAGGACAGCCGCTTCCCGGCGGTCGCACAGGGAGGCATCGGTATCGTCGACCAGCAGTATCTCGTCGGCCGGGCCAGCGCGATCGCCTTTTCCACCGACGGTTCGGCCAATTGGTTCCTGCCGTGGACCTGGTTCAGTGCCGCGCGTTGGGGCCGCATCGGCGACGGGGTATGA
- the rnc gene encoding ribonuclease III encodes MTGTLPPETIRWLEDLGLHPQDNDLWAAALTHGSADAQRNYERLEFVGDRVLGLSIARWLYDLESAAEGELAQRLNALVSRRMCATVARRIGVADHVRLGKQAREDGGAGSDNILGDVMEAMLGAALLEHGFDVARDFVRREWGDAVESDAGRAKHPKSALQEWAAANRRRPPEYTVLDRSGPDHSAQFTVRVSVNKVGEAEATASSKQDAETAAARAFMKRYG; translated from the coding sequence ATGACCGGGACGCTCCCTCCCGAAACCATCCGATGGCTCGAAGATCTCGGGCTTCACCCACAGGACAACGACCTGTGGGCCGCCGCCCTGACTCACGGCAGCGCCGATGCGCAGCGCAATTACGAGCGACTGGAGTTCGTCGGCGACCGGGTGCTGGGCCTCTCGATCGCCCGGTGGCTCTACGACCTCGAAAGCGCAGCCGAGGGGGAACTGGCCCAGCGTCTCAATGCGCTCGTCTCGCGCCGCATGTGCGCGACCGTCGCCCGCCGGATCGGGGTGGCCGACCACGTCCGGCTGGGCAAGCAGGCGCGCGAGGATGGCGGGGCGGGTAGCGACAACATCCTGGGCGACGTGATGGAAGCGATGCTGGGCGCCGCGCTGCTCGAACACGGGTTCGACGTCGCGCGCGATTTCGTTCGCCGCGAATGGGGCGACGCGGTGGAAAGCGATGCGGGCCGCGCGAAACACCCCAAGTCCGCCCTGCAGGAATGGGCCGCCGCCAACCGCCGCCGCCCGCCCGAATACACCGTCCTCGACCGCAGCGGGCCGGATCACAGCGCTCAGTTCACCGTGCGCGTATCGGTGAACAAGGTGGGCGAGGCGGAGGCCACCGCCAGCAGCAAGCAGGACGCCGAAACCGCCGCCGCGCGGGCCTTCATGAAACGATATGGCTGA
- the era gene encoding GTPase Era: MTDQNKCGVVAVIGAPNAGKSTLVNQLVGQKVAITSPKAQTTRARILGIALHGDTQIVLADTPGIFAPRRRLDRAMVNAAWEGTNSADAILLMVDPIKQRRHELEPLLEKLKDRPERKLLAINKVDKAVKEPMLALAQELDEKGDFAEIFFVSALTGDGVPELKDHLAALMPDGPWLYPEDQVSDASERLLAAEVTREQLYLQLRDELPYDAAVRHEAYTERADGSVDIRQQIVVERDGQKAIVLGKGGSQIKAIGEAARKELSEILGRKVHLFLHVKAEEGWEEKREFYEDLGLDWVQ; the protein is encoded by the coding sequence ATGACAGATCAGAACAAATGCGGCGTCGTCGCCGTGATCGGCGCCCCCAATGCGGGCAAGTCCACGCTGGTGAACCAGCTGGTCGGCCAGAAGGTCGCAATTACCAGCCCCAAGGCGCAGACGACGCGTGCGCGGATACTCGGCATTGCGCTGCATGGCGACACGCAGATCGTCCTCGCCGACACGCCCGGCATTTTCGCCCCTCGCCGCCGGCTCGACCGGGCGATGGTCAACGCGGCGTGGGAAGGTACGAACAGTGCCGATGCGATCCTGCTGATGGTCGATCCGATCAAGCAGCGCCGGCACGAGCTCGAACCGCTGCTGGAGAAGCTGAAAGACCGGCCGGAGCGCAAGCTGCTGGCGATCAACAAGGTCGACAAGGCGGTGAAGGAGCCGATGCTGGCGCTGGCGCAGGAGCTGGACGAGAAAGGCGATTTCGCGGAGATTTTCTTCGTCTCGGCCCTGACCGGTGACGGCGTGCCGGAACTGAAGGACCACCTCGCCGCGCTGATGCCGGATGGGCCGTGGCTTTATCCAGAAGACCAGGTGTCCGACGCCAGCGAACGGCTGCTGGCCGCGGAAGTCACCCGCGAGCAGCTCTACCTGCAACTGCGCGACGAGCTGCCCTACGACGCGGCAGTCCGGCACGAGGCCTATACCGAGCGCGCCGATGGAAGCGTGGATATCCGCCAGCAGATCGTTGTCGAGCGCGACGGTCAGAAGGCCATCGTACTCGGCAAGGGCGGCAGCCAGATCAAGGCCATCGGCGAGGCTGCGCGCAAGGAACTGTCCGAAATCCTGGGGCGCAAGGTCCACCTGTTCCTTCACGTGAAGGCCGAAGAAGGCTGGGAAGAAAAGCGTGAATTCTACGAGGATCTCGGGCTGGACTGGGTGCAGTAA
- the topA gene encoding type I DNA topoisomerase, whose product MQLVIVESPAKAKTIEKYLGKDFKVLASYGHVRDLPPKDGSVRPDEDFAMDWEVYADQRNRAQVKAIADAAKKADRLVLATDPDREGEAISWHVQELLKKRKALPADVDRVTFNAITKTAVLDAMKHPRGIDHDLVDAYLGRRALDYLFGFTLSPVLWRKLPGAKSAGRVQSVALRLIVDREREIEAFRAEEYWNVVAKLEQGGSEFDARLVQFEGKKLGKMDLGEEGIATRAKAAVEAGAFKVVGVETKPLTRNPAPPFTTSTLQQEAARKLGFSASHTMRCAQSLYEAGAITYMRTDGVQMDAGAVSDLRKAISDRYDGSFLPEKPRFYKTKAKNTQEAHEAIRPTNFSRDKAGSGDEGRLYDLIFKRAMASQMAAARLERTTVTLEEGTGMHALRATGQVVKFPGFLAVYQEGFDDRDDDEEGLLPAIREGDAPAKKGVEATQHFTQPPPRFAEASLVKRLEELGIGRPSTYASTIQTLRDRDYVRMEKNRFFAEDSGRLLTSFLERFFPRYVAYDFTAGMEDELDEVSGGRADYKALLDAFWKDFKPVTDHVMEQQPSEVTAELDEFLSDYLFPPTADGSDPRACPRCIAEGREGGRLSLRGGRFGAFIACDNYPECNFRRKFGQPGADGEAEDAVMGQDPESGLPVERKTGRFGPYVQLGEGKEAKRASIPKDIDDFDLEWALKLLSLPRIVGAHPETGKEIEAAIGRYGPYLRHDGKYGKLSNTREVFEVGMNRAVDILAQAANRKGGGRQKAEPIKTFGKHPTSEGEMKVMPGRYGPYVTDGSTNATIPKDMKPEDVTEAQAIELIDARAAKGPAKKKARKKAAPKKKATAKKAPAKKATAKKTPAKKAD is encoded by the coding sequence ATGCAACTTGTCATCGTCGAATCGCCCGCCAAGGCGAAGACCATCGAGAAATACCTCGGCAAGGACTTCAAGGTCCTCGCCTCCTACGGCCACGTCCGCGACCTGCCGCCCAAGGACGGCAGCGTGCGACCGGACGAGGATTTCGCGATGGACTGGGAAGTCTATGCCGACCAGCGCAACCGCGCGCAGGTGAAGGCGATTGCCGATGCGGCGAAGAAAGCCGACCGCCTCGTCCTCGCCACCGACCCCGACCGCGAAGGGGAAGCGATCAGCTGGCATGTCCAGGAGCTGTTGAAGAAGCGCAAGGCGCTGCCCGCCGATGTCGACCGGGTGACGTTCAACGCCATCACCAAGACGGCCGTGCTCGATGCCATGAAGCACCCGCGCGGGATCGATCACGACCTCGTCGACGCCTATCTCGGTCGGCGCGCGCTCGATTACCTGTTCGGCTTCACGCTCAGCCCCGTATTGTGGCGCAAGCTGCCCGGCGCGAAGAGCGCGGGCCGCGTGCAATCGGTCGCCCTGCGCCTGATCGTTGATCGCGAGCGCGAGATCGAAGCCTTCCGGGCGGAGGAATACTGGAACGTCGTCGCGAAGCTGGAGCAGGGCGGGTCGGAATTCGACGCGCGGCTGGTCCAGTTCGAAGGCAAGAAGCTCGGCAAGATGGACCTGGGCGAGGAAGGCATCGCGACTCGCGCGAAAGCTGCGGTGGAAGCCGGCGCGTTCAAGGTCGTGGGCGTCGAAACCAAGCCGCTGACGCGCAACCCGGCGCCGCCGTTCACCACCTCGACACTGCAGCAGGAAGCCGCCCGCAAGCTGGGCTTTTCGGCCAGCCACACGATGCGCTGCGCCCAATCGCTGTACGAGGCGGGCGCGATCACCTACATGCGGACCGACGGCGTGCAGATGGACGCCGGCGCGGTCAGCGATCTGCGCAAGGCCATCAGCGATCGCTACGACGGATCGTTCCTCCCCGAAAAACCGCGCTTTTACAAGACGAAGGCCAAAAACACTCAGGAAGCCCACGAAGCGATCCGGCCGACCAATTTCAGCCGCGACAAGGCGGGTTCGGGCGACGAAGGGCGGCTTTACGACCTCATCTTCAAGCGCGCGATGGCGAGCCAGATGGCCGCCGCGCGGCTCGAGCGGACTACCGTGACGCTCGAGGAAGGCACCGGCATGCACGCGCTGCGTGCCACCGGGCAGGTGGTGAAGTTCCCCGGCTTCCTCGCCGTCTACCAGGAAGGCTTCGACGACCGCGACGATGACGAGGAAGGCCTGTTGCCCGCTATCCGCGAAGGCGATGCGCCCGCGAAGAAGGGCGTCGAGGCGACGCAGCACTTCACCCAGCCCCCGCCGCGCTTTGCCGAAGCGAGCCTTGTCAAACGGCTGGAGGAGCTAGGCATCGGTCGCCCGTCCACCTACGCCAGCACGATCCAGACGTTGCGCGATCGCGACTATGTCCGGATGGAGAAAAACCGGTTCTTCGCCGAGGATTCGGGCCGTCTCCTGACATCGTTTCTCGAACGGTTCTTCCCGCGTTATGTCGCGTACGATTTCACCGCCGGCATGGAAGACGAGCTGGACGAAGTCTCGGGCGGCCGGGCCGATTACAAGGCCTTGCTCGACGCGTTCTGGAAGGACTTCAAGCCCGTCACCGACCACGTGATGGAACAGCAGCCATCCGAAGTGACGGCGGAGCTGGACGAATTCCTGTCCGACTACCTCTTCCCGCCCACCGCCGACGGGTCCGATCCGCGGGCCTGTCCGCGCTGCATCGCCGAGGGGCGCGAGGGCGGGCGGCTGTCGCTGCGCGGCGGTCGCTTCGGGGCCTTCATCGCCTGCGACAATTACCCGGAGTGCAATTTCCGCCGCAAGTTCGGCCAGCCGGGCGCCGATGGCGAGGCCGAGGATGCGGTCATGGGGCAGGATCCCGAATCCGGCCTGCCGGTGGAGCGCAAGACCGGGCGCTTCGGGCCCTACGTGCAGCTGGGCGAGGGCAAGGAGGCCAAGCGCGCCTCGATTCCCAAGGACATCGACGATTTCGACTTGGAATGGGCCCTGAAATTGCTGAGCCTGCCGCGTATCGTCGGTGCCCATCCGGAAACCGGCAAGGAAATCGAAGCAGCCATAGGGCGTTACGGCCCGTACCTGCGCCACGATGGCAAATACGGGAAGCTGTCGAACACGCGCGAAGTGTTCGAAGTCGGGATGAACCGTGCGGTCGACATCCTCGCCCAGGCGGCCAATCGCAAGGGTGGCGGCCGCCAGAAGGCGGAGCCGATCAAGACGTTCGGCAAGCACCCGACCAGCGAAGGCGAAATGAAAGTGATGCCGGGCCGTTATGGCCCCTATGTCACCGACGGCTCGACCAATGCGACCATCCCGAAGGACATGAAGCCAGAGGACGTGACCGAGGCGCAGGCGATCGAACTGATCGATGCGCGCGCCGCCAAGGGGCCCGCCAAAAAGAAGGCTCGCAAGAAGGCCGCGCCGAAGAAGAAGGCGACCGCGAAAAAGGCGCCGGCGAAGAAGGCAACTGCCAAGAAGACGCCAGCGAAGAAGGCCGACTGA